The genomic stretch TCGCAAGAAAGGATCGACATGGGACCGGCGGCGGCATATCGGCTAAGGCGCAATGTGGTGCTGGTGGGCATGATGGGCGCAGGCAAGACCGCCATCGGGCGGGCGCTGGCCGCCATGCTGCAAGTGCCATTCGTCGATAGCGACGCCGCCATCGAAGAGGCCGCAGCGCTCAGCATCGATGAAATCTTTGCCCGCGACGGCGAGGCCTTCTTTCGCCGCCGCGAAACCGAGGTGCTGCGGCGCCTGCTGGCGGATGGGCCGCGGATCATCTCGACCGGCGGCGGGGCCTTTCTGGCCGCAGAAAACCGCGCGCTGATTGCAAGCGACGCCATTGCGCTCTGGCTGGATGCCGATCTGCAGACGCTGTGGGAACGGGTCCGCCACAAGGACACCCGCCCGCTGCTGCGCACGGCCGACCCCAAGGGGACATTGACGCGCTTGCTGGCGGCGCGCAAAGATATCTATGCGCTGGCCGGGCTGCGGCTGCCGGTGGCCTTTCACGCCTCGATCGAGGATACGACAC from Yoonia vestfoldensis encodes the following:
- a CDS encoding shikimate kinase, producing MGPAAAYRLRRNVVLVGMMGAGKTAIGRALAAMLQVPFVDSDAAIEEAAALSIDEIFARDGEAFFRRRETEVLRRLLADGPRIISTGGGAFLAAENRALIASDAIALWLDADLQTLWERVRHKDTRPLLRTADPKGTLTRLLAARKDIYALAGLRLPVAFHASIEDTTQDALRLLATQPAVLETL